The following nucleotide sequence is from Pseudarthrobacter psychrotolerans.
CGGGAGCTGGGCACCGCCCATCACGCCAGCGATGACGGCCGGGCGGCATTGGCGCAGACCAGGAAAGTCACTGAAGCACCCGAGCCGCGGCCGCTGCCCGCACAGGAAAACGGAGATTCCGCTTACGACGGCGGCACCCGGGGTTCCGTGCCCGGGCCCGGGGGAGTGACGGTTACCGACCTTACCGTCACGTACTCCGGACGGTCCGCTCCCGCCGTCGGGCCCTTAACCTTCACTGCCCCGCACGGGCAGATCACCGCCCTGGACGGCCCCAGCGGCGCCGGCAAGAGCACTGTCCTTGGCGTGCTGGCCGGGACCGTAGGGGACGGCGCCGGAACCACGGTGTCCGGCCGCCTCTCCGGCCTGGAGCGCGGCACAATCGCCTGGGTTCCGCAGCACCCGGTCATGGTGGCGGACTCCGTGCTCGACGAGGTCCTGCTGTACCTCAGCGGCGGAATGCGCCCTGACACGCCGGCAGCAGCGGAGACGGCTAAGGGTTGCCTGGCCGCCGCGGCCGCCGGGCACCTCGCCGGCCACCATCCGGCCGAACTGAGCCCGGGCGAGCTGCGGCGTGTTGCCCTGGCGCGCGGCCTCGCCCGGATCAGGACCGGTGCCACCGTTCTGCTGCTTGACGAGCCCACCGCTCACCTTGACGCGGTCTCGGCGGCGCTCGTTCAGGACTCGATCCGTGCGCTCCGGGGCCAGGTCACCGTCATCCTTGTGGCCCACGACCAGCAGACCCGCGAGCTGGCTGACCACGTGGTGCCCGTATCCGCCCGCGGCCTCACCGCGCCCTCCGCCGGAGCCGTGCTGTTGGCCGGGACAGGGCCGTCCGGGATATCCGCGACGTCCGGTGCCGGGCGCGATGGCGCAACCGTGGCCACCGTGGAGCAGGAGCGCGCTCCGGAAACTTCCGGGCGTCACCCGGCGGGGACGCAGAAGCCTGCGGCCGGAGATTCCCGGCCAAACGGGACCGCCCGCCTCCTGGCCGGCTTGCTGTCACCGGTGGCCGGCCGGTTCACCGCCGCCGCCGTGGTGGGCACTTTTGCCGCCCTTTTCGCGGTGGCACTGTCCGGTCTGTCCGGCTGGCTCATCATCCGGGCCAGCGAGCAGCCACCCATCCTGTACCTGCTCACCGCCATCGTCGGTGTGCGGTTCTTCGGGATCGGGCGCGCTGTCCTCCGTTACTGGGAACGGCTCCTGCTGCACGACGCCGTCTTCGCCGCCCTCACCCGGCTTCGCGGCCGGCTCTGGGCATCACTGAGCCGCAAGGCACTCTCACTCCGGCGGCTCCTGCAGGGCGGCAACGTCCTCGGGACGGTGATTGACGACGTCGACACCGTCCGGGACCTGCTGCCGCGGGTTGTGCTGCCGCCCGTCACGGCGCTGGCCGTGGCCGGATCCGCGCCGGTGGCAACCGCCTTGGTGGCGCCTGCCGCGCTGCCGGCCGTCGCCCTCGCAGCAGCGCTCAGCCTGTTCGTGGCACCCGGCGCCGCCCTGTGGGGCGACCGCCGATCGGCCACCGCGGAACAAAGCCTGCGGGCGGGCGTCCTGCGGCGCACGTCCGCTGCGTTGGATGCACGGGCGGAGCTGCACGCGAACGGCGTCGCGGCAATCGTCCTGGACGCGCTGCGCTCCGAGGACCGCTTGGCCACCCGGGCATCTCAGCGCTCCGCCTGGGCCGAAGGCCTCGGCCAGGCGATTACGGTCGCTGCTTGCGGATGCGCGGCCTTGGCTGCTGCCGTGCTGACCGCACCTGACGTCCTCGCGGGCAGCCTGGCCCCCGCCACTGCCGCAGTTGTTGTACTGCTCCAGTTGGCGCTGGTGGAACCGTATGCTGCGATGACGACGGCGGTGCGCCAGTACCCGGCGCTGCGCAGCGTAATGCGCCGGGTCGCGGAGTCCGGTGTGCTGGATGGCGACGCCATGGACGCCGGGGACGCCGACGGCTTGCACCTTGTCCCCGTCCGCTCCGGCGCAGCCGCGGGCGTTGAACTGGAAAACGTCGGGGCCGCGTGGCCCGGCGGGGAACCCGTGTTCTCCGGCGTCACAGCAACGGCCGGACCGGGCACGTGGCTGGCGGTCACTGGACCGTCCGGTGCGGGGAAATCCACGTTGCTCGCCGTCCTGTTGGGATTCCTGCCGGCCACGACCGGCCGCGCAGCGGTGACCGGGACGGCGGCCTGGTGCCCGCAGGAGGCTCACCTGTTCGATTCGACGCTGCGGGGCAACCTGATGCTGGGCGTTCCCGCCGCAGCGGCTGTGCCGGGTGTGTCCCCTGTCCACGGTGACGGTGACGGTGTTGGTGCCCCTACCGCGGGAGCGCCTGCCTCCGGTGACGCCGAGCTGGAAGCGGCACTGGCCGCCGTCGGCCTCAGCGCCCTGGTGTCGCGGCTGCCCGCCGGGCTGGATACGCGGATCGGGCCGGGCGGTTCCTTCCTCAGTGGAGGCGAGCGGCAACGGCTGGCCGTGGCGCGGACCCTGCTGACGGGGGCCGAGGTCATCCTGCTGGATGAGCCCACGGCTCATCTGGACGCGCAGGCGGGACGGGACATGCTGGCGGACCTCCGCGCCGGCCTGAAAGACCGCACTGTGGTCATGGTGACCCACAATCCGGCGGACATCCGGCCGGATGACGCCCGGCTTGAGCTCTCATCAGCTTCCCTGACGGGCGCGGCTGCTTCGCTGGTGGGCTGAGTCCCCTCAGCCGTCCACGTCGTGGAGGTGATGGACGACGTCGTGCAGGAAGTACTGGGCCAGCGTCAGGACCGTGAATTCGGAGCCGTTGCTGCGGACGCCCCGCCGGCCCCACTCTGCTTCCCGGACGCCGGCGAAGGACTCGGCGATCTGCGTACCCTCGGCGGTCAGTTCGGCGCTGACCACGGCAGGATCCGCGTTGGCATAGTCCTTTTCGACGGCGGTGCGGTCCTGGTCCCAGTTCTCAAACTGGGCGGAGTCGTCGTCGAGCATGAGGTTCAGCCGCTGGTCGAACAGTGTGAATACATCGCGGACGTGGCAGGCATATTCCAGGGCCGACCACGTCCTGTCATCCGGGCGTTCGGCAACCTCGGGCCGGCGGAGGACTGCCCGCCAGCGCGGCAGCATGTTCTCCACGCTGCCAGGCACCGTGGCCGGTGTGGCGGTGGAAGCGTCGAAGGAGCACTCGGGGCACGGCCGGGACAGGACCCAGGTCCAGTCCTTTTCATCAGGAATGATAGGCATGCCAGCAGTCTAGGACGGATCGCCCCACGCCATGGCCGGACCCACCGCATCCACTGCCTGGGACAGCGGAATCCCCGAACCGTCCCGCCGGCCGTGCTCCTGCGGCAGAGACCTGGCCACGCCGCCCAGTGATGACGCCTTCGCTGGCCCGTGCCCGGCCCACGCCAGCAGCAGCATGTCTTCGCCCTTGAGGAATCTGTGGGCGCGGACGCCTGCAGTCGCGCGGCCCTTGGCAGGGTATTCGGCGAAGGCCGTCACTTTGGCCGCACCCGGCGCGGTGCCCGGGAGGGCGCCGTTGGTGCCGGCAATGGTGACCACCACGGCTGCGTCGTCGGCCGCGGTGACCGCGCCGAAGAACAGCACCTGGTCGCCGGCGCCGAGTTTGATACCCACCATGCCGCCGGCTGTCCTGCCCTGGGCCCGGACGTTGGCGGCGGTGAAACGCAGCAGTTGCGCCTCACGGGTCAGGAACACCAGATCGGTCTCCTCAGACCCGGCCGGCGCTACACCCACCACCTGGTCCTTGTCCTTGAGCGCAATGACTTCCCAGTCTTCGCGGTTCAGGGGGTAATCGGGCTGGACCCGCTTGACCACACCCTGGGTCGTGCCAATGGCCAGGATTTCATCCAGCGGGGCAAACGCCACCAGCGTTTCATTCTTCAGCAGCGTGACGAAGTCCTTGGCCGGGACACCGCCGGCGAGGTTGGGCAGCCCGGACATCGGCGGAAGCACCGGCATGTCCATAACCTGAAGCCGCAGCATCCGGCCCTGGGACGTGACCGCGGCTATTTCCCCGCGGGCCGAGGTCTTGACCACTGAACGGAAAACGTCGTGCTTGGCCCGCGGCCCGGACTCGGCGAGGGGCTCCTGGTTGGACGTGCGTGCGATCTGGCCCGACGCCGTCAGGATGGCCCAGCAGGGATCGTCCGAGATCTCCAGGGCGAGCGGCGCGGCCTTGCCCTTGCCGTTGGGGGCAGCCGCCAGGGCCGCGGCCACGGTGGGGGAGACAGCCTCGGATTCGAGCAGGACGGTCCGCCGCGGCGTGCCGTATTTTTCGGCGATTTCGCCAAGCTCGGAGGACACAAGTCCGCGCAACCGCTCCTCGGAACCGAGGATGGCTTCGAGCTCCGCGATCTCGCGGCGCAGCTCCTCCTGCTCCTTTTCAAGCTCGATCCGGGAATACTTGGTCAGCTGCCGCAGCCGCAGTTCCAGGATGTAGTTGGCCTGGATTTCGGAAAGATCGTAGATGGACATCAGGCGGACCCTGGCGGCCGCCACCTCATCCGAAGAACGGATGATCTGGATGACCTCATCGATGTCCACGATGGCGATCAGCAGGCCCTCCACCAGGTGCAGGCGGTCCTTCTTCTTGCCCAGCCGGAAGGCCGTCCGCCGGCGCACCACATCAATCCGGTGCTCCACGTACACCGAGAGCAGCTTCACCAGTCCGAGGGTCTGCGGTTGGCCGTCCACCAGGGTCACGTTGTTGATGCCGAAGGAATCCTCCATCGGCGAGTAACGGTAGAGCTGCTGGAGCACCGCGTTCGGGTTGAACCCGTTCTTCAGTTCGATGACCAGGCGCAGGCCATGCTGCCGGTCCGTCAGGTCAACGATGTCACTGATGCCGGTCAGCTTCTTGCTGTTGACCGCATCCTTGATCTTCTCGATCACCTTTTCCGGGCCCACCATGTAGGGCAGTTCGGTGACCACCAGGCCGGTGCGCCGGGCCGAGAGCTGCTCGATCTCCACCTTCGCCCGGGTCTTGAAGGAACCGCGTCCGGTGGCGTAGGCGTCCCGGATGCCGTCCAGGCCGACGATCCGTCCGCCCGTTGGCAGGTCCGGTCCGGGCACAAAGCGCATGAGGTCATCGAGCGTCGCGTCCGGGTGGGCGATCAGGTGCCGCGCGGCGGAGATGACCTCCACCAGGTTGTGCGGGGCCATGTTGGTGGCCATTCCGACGGCGATGCCGGTGGCGCCGTTGACCAGCAGGTTGGGGAACGCGGCCGGGAGGACGTCCGGCTGGGTCAGCTGGTTGTCGTAGTTGGGGACGAAGTCCACCACATCTTCGTCGAGGTGGTCGGTCAGCGTCAGGGCCGCCGCCGCAAGCCTGGCCTCCGTGTACCGGGGTGCTGCAGGACCGTCGTCGAGCGAGCCGAAGTTGCCGTGGCCGTCAATGAGCGGCAGGCGCAGTGAGAAGTCCTGGGCCATCCGGACCATGGCGTCATAGATGGCGGTATCGCCGTGGGGGTGGAGCTTGCCCATGACCTCGCCCACCACGCGGGCGCTCTTGACGTGGCCGCGGTCCGGACGCAGGCCCATCTCGCTCATCATGTACAGGATCCGGCGCTGAACCGGCTTGAGCCCGTCCCGGGCATCAGGCAGGGCCCTGGAGTAGATCACCGAATACGCGTACTCCAGGAAGGAGCCTTCCATCTCGGACGTGACATCAATGTCCACGATGTTCTCGACG
It contains:
- a CDS encoding DNA topoisomerase IV subunit A; the encoded protein is MARRQSPSPSGDAPQDFVENIVDIDVTSEMEGSFLEYAYSVIYSRALPDARDGLKPVQRRILYMMSEMGLRPDRGHVKSARVVGEVMGKLHPHGDTAIYDAMVRMAQDFSLRLPLIDGHGNFGSLDDGPAAPRYTEARLAAAALTLTDHLDEDVVDFVPNYDNQLTQPDVLPAAFPNLLVNGATGIAVGMATNMAPHNLVEVISAARHLIAHPDATLDDLMRFVPGPDLPTGGRIVGLDGIRDAYATGRGSFKTRAKVEIEQLSARRTGLVVTELPYMVGPEKVIEKIKDAVNSKKLTGISDIVDLTDRQHGLRLVIELKNGFNPNAVLQQLYRYSPMEDSFGINNVTLVDGQPQTLGLVKLLSVYVEHRIDVVRRRTAFRLGKKKDRLHLVEGLLIAIVDIDEVIQIIRSSDEVAAARVRLMSIYDLSEIQANYILELRLRQLTKYSRIELEKEQEELRREIAELEAILGSEERLRGLVSSELGEIAEKYGTPRRTVLLESEAVSPTVAAALAAAPNGKGKAAPLALEISDDPCWAILTASGQIARTSNQEPLAESGPRAKHDVFRSVVKTSARGEIAAVTSQGRMLRLQVMDMPVLPPMSGLPNLAGGVPAKDFVTLLKNETLVAFAPLDEILAIGTTQGVVKRVQPDYPLNREDWEVIALKDKDQVVGVAPAGSEETDLVFLTREAQLLRFTAANVRAQGRTAGGMVGIKLGAGDQVLFFGAVTAADDAAVVVTIAGTNGALPGTAPGAAKVTAFAEYPAKGRATAGVRAHRFLKGEDMLLLAWAGHGPAKASSLGGVARSLPQEHGRRDGSGIPLSQAVDAVGPAMAWGDPS
- a CDS encoding DinB family protein encodes the protein MPIIPDEKDWTWVLSRPCPECSFDASTATPATVPGSVENMLPRWRAVLRRPEVAERPDDRTWSALEYACHVRDVFTLFDQRLNLMLDDDSAQFENWDQDRTAVEKDYANADPAVVSAELTAEGTQIAESFAGVREAEWGRRGVRSNGSEFTVLTLAQYFLHDVVHHLHDVDG
- the cydD gene encoding thiol reductant ABC exporter subunit CydD, yielding MRPDFPAGPATRSAIYWLGLLAALKALSLVLMGQAVAAMLAGLATGNGSWPEQLPWGLAGVVLRSATVWAQGIAARRAALGIKEELRSELLARALRNGARSTGPADGGLAVLATRGLDALDSYYTQFLPALVNCAAIPLLLGARILFTDWVSAVVIVLTVPLVPLFMVLIGRYTEDHVREAQETLTRLSAHMLELAKGLPVLVGLGRATAQRKALEEISEEYRARTMGTLRTAFLSALALELIATISVAVVAVFIGVRLVHGEMPLEAGLLALILAPDCYLPLRELGTAHHASDDGRAALAQTRKVTEAPEPRPLPAQENGDSAYDGGTRGSVPGPGGVTVTDLTVTYSGRSAPAVGPLTFTAPHGQITALDGPSGAGKSTVLGVLAGTVGDGAGTTVSGRLSGLERGTIAWVPQHPVMVADSVLDEVLLYLSGGMRPDTPAAAETAKGCLAAAAAGHLAGHHPAELSPGELRRVALARGLARIRTGATVLLLDEPTAHLDAVSAALVQDSIRALRGQVTVILVAHDQQTRELADHVVPVSARGLTAPSAGAVLLAGTGPSGISATSGAGRDGATVATVEQERAPETSGRHPAGTQKPAAGDSRPNGTARLLAGLLSPVAGRFTAAAVVGTFAALFAVALSGLSGWLIIRASEQPPILYLLTAIVGVRFFGIGRAVLRYWERLLLHDAVFAALTRLRGRLWASLSRKALSLRRLLQGGNVLGTVIDDVDTVRDLLPRVVLPPVTALAVAGSAPVATALVAPAALPAVALAAALSLFVAPGAALWGDRRSATAEQSLRAGVLRRTSAALDARAELHANGVAAIVLDALRSEDRLATRASQRSAWAEGLGQAITVAACGCAALAAAVLTAPDVLAGSLAPATAAVVVLLQLALVEPYAAMTTAVRQYPALRSVMRRVAESGVLDGDAMDAGDADGLHLVPVRSGAAAGVELENVGAAWPGGEPVFSGVTATAGPGTWLAVTGPSGAGKSTLLAVLLGFLPATTGRAAVTGTAAWCPQEAHLFDSTLRGNLMLGVPAAAAVPGVSPVHGDGDGVGAPTAGAPASGDAELEAALAAVGLSALVSRLPAGLDTRIGPGGSFLSGGERQRLAVARTLLTGAEVILLDEPTAHLDAQAGRDMLADLRAGLKDRTVVMVTHNPADIRPDDARLELSSASLTGAAASLVG